A genomic window from Drosophila nasuta strain 15112-1781.00 unplaced genomic scaffold, ASM2355853v1 ctg7_pilon_split, whole genome shotgun sequence includes:
- the LOC132798069 gene encoding uncharacterized protein LOC132798069: protein MDTGSVTSSEEESELEPMIREQRVLLDSLERIMNKMTNETRQGFMPIINHCNESKIFMQHLTKEGYGYKDDLPAHLQEEWKRYREELKVLNTIKVPRHWRHVASEHNAADVLSRGMTASKFAEHAMWFYGPMFLHGSSSTWPAPFIATNEELIIMNPPKVSQPSVMTITKEEDIIYTIQHNNSFNKLLRVIAYMMRFRRKKKYISHTIEFEEIMEARKIVFRNIQNIDFKDDIKHLKRQRETLKGSSINSLSPFLDQNGILRVGGRLEAANISFDSKHPILLPYNDPVVKMILVQIHKDNMHCGPQALLTTSRQQFWILKGKTMARSTVKACVKCTKAKPKLMEQIMGNLPPLRVTQARPFFNSGVDYCGPFKIHYKVRGKKPSTAYIAIFCCFATKAVHLELVSDLTTEAFLAALRRFIARRGKCQVLHCDNATNFVGAKNKLQELQEAIFSDNAKTQILQECNNKEFNLNSFHLVHHTSEDYGKLQ from the exons ATGGATACTGGATCGGTTACTTCCAGTGAAGAAGAATCAGAACTGGAGCCAATGATTCGTGAACAAAGGGTTCTGCTGGATAGCTTGGAACGCATCATGAACAAAATGACGAATGAAACTCGTCAAGGATTTATGCCAATCATAAATCA TtgtaatgaaagcaaaattttCATGCAACACCTCACAAAGGAGGGTTATGGGTACAAAGACGATCTGCCGGCTCATCTTCAGGAGGAATGGAAACGCTACAGGGAGGAGCTAAAGGTTCTGAACACCATAAAAGTACCACGTCAC TGGAGACATGTTGCATCAGAACACAATGCAGCAGATGTCCTCTCCAGAGGAATGACAGCTTCAAAATTCGCGGAACATGCCATGTGGTTCTACGGCCCTATGTTCCTACATGGTTCATCATCCACATGGCCGGCTCCTTTTATTGCTACCAACGaggaattaataattatgaatccGCCAAAGGTTAGTCAACCATCCGTGATGACTATCACAAAAGAGGAGGACATAATATACACAATACAGCATAATAATTCGTTTAACAAGCTACTCAGAGTAATAGCTTACATGATGCGCTTCCGACGTAAGAAGAAATACATAAGCCACACCATTGAGTTTGAAGAAATAATGGAAGCCCGAAAAATTGTTTTCcgcaacattcaaaatatcgaCTTCAAAGATGACATCAAACATCTCAAGAGGCAAAGGGAGACACTAAAGGGCAGTTCAATCAACTCACTATCACCATTCTTAGATCAGAATGGAATTTTGCGTGTAGGAGGTCGACTGGAGGCggcaaatatatcattcgaCTCCAAACATCCGATACTTCTGCCATACAACGACCCTGTTGTGAAGATGATTCTTGTGCAAATACACAAGGACAACATGCATTGCGGACCTCAGGCTCTATTGACTACATCAAGGCAGCAATTCTGGATTCTTAAAGGAAAAACTATGGCTAGGAGCACGGTAAAAGCCTGTGTCAAGTGCACTAAAGCTAAGCCAAAATTAATGGAGCAGATCATGGGAAATCTGCCACCACTTAGAGTAACGCAAGCTCGACCATTTTTCAACTCTGGCGTCGATTATTGTGGACCATTTAAAATCCACTACAAAGTGAGAGGAAAGAAGCCTAGCACAGCTTACATTGCCATATTCTGCTGTTTCGCGACTAAAGCGGTGCATCTCGAGCTGGTTAGCGATCTCACAACAGAGGCATTCTTGGCAGCACTTCGTCGTTTCATTGCTCGGCGAGGGAAATGCCAAGTTCTTCACTGCGACAacgcaacaaattttgtggGAGCAAAAAACAAGTTGCAGGAATTACAGGAGGCTATATTCTCCGATAATGCGAAAACCCAAATTCTCCAGGAGTGTAACAACAAggagttcaatttaaattcattccaCCTCGTGCACCACACTTCGGAGGATTATGGGAAGCTGcagtaa